The Desulfomicrobium orale DSM 12838 genome includes a window with the following:
- a CDS encoding DNA polymerase I: MTLKARLGLKAGPLFLIDGHAFIYRGFYAYPDFKRADGFPTSAMFMVFKLVLKLLREEHPAYLAFVADGRGPTFRNSLFPDYKANRPGMPEALAVQIEPLKEGLRLLGVPVVEAEEVEADDCIASLAGRFKGELSVVIVGADKDLRQCLDTDVIMWDPSQSREKIITLDGFMEETGLTPDQWADYQAMIGDSADNIPGIPKVGPKTAMGLLRRFPNLDLLRENFDRLTAREQTLLGPHMETVFMYRELTALRTDQCAAVRLEDLAVKPVDQAGAARFLREYEFRSLSAELEALAGPSAGSADPAPVETPPAEWAAPARVDRVENLAGREAALCAVEDSWLLGTDRGDFMFTGGVGELARALEGATLYVPSYKALLEAGVFDTSRCAEIFDIELAAYLLSPEERNYSLERIRDGLEEELGLRPGGLGQTALAVGRILRSRLAASELLSLMRDLETPLTDVLVRMQRRGVRISRERFGEFLDQVQAELDRLSASIHELAGEEFNIRSSQQLGDILFSRLGLSSRQKTPGGAQSTSSAVLESLAGRHPIVDQVLEFRMYEKLRSTYLEPLPRLADDRDRVHTTFNQLATATGRLSSSNPNLQNIPIRGALGPKMRSCFVASPGNLLVAADYSQIELRVLAHMSGDPTLLAAFAEGDDIHARTARLLFDKTEVTTDERRRAKTINFGLLYGMGPQKLGRELGIGLKEAKEFIAVYFEKLSRVRRFYEEIEESAKALGYVTTLAGRRRMLPEIHSRNVNLAQQARRMAINTVVQGSAADIIKKAMLKVDKSPVIDQAGGVLILQVHDELLLEAPAETARQVGEAVEGVMSSVYALNAPLAVDWSTGPSWNEAH; the protein is encoded by the coding sequence ATGACGCTTAAGGCGCGGCTCGGGCTGAAAGCCGGGCCTCTTTTTTTGATTGACGGACACGCCTTCATCTACCGGGGATTTTACGCCTATCCCGATTTCAAACGCGCCGACGGATTTCCGACCAGCGCCATGTTCATGGTCTTCAAGCTGGTTCTGAAGCTGTTGCGGGAAGAGCACCCCGCTTACCTCGCTTTTGTTGCCGACGGCCGGGGACCGACCTTCCGTAACAGCCTTTTTCCGGACTACAAGGCCAACAGGCCGGGCATGCCCGAGGCGCTGGCCGTCCAGATCGAACCCCTCAAGGAGGGTCTGCGTCTGCTCGGCGTTCCGGTGGTCGAGGCCGAAGAAGTGGAGGCCGACGACTGCATCGCCTCCCTGGCCGGGCGGTTCAAGGGGGAGCTTAGCGTGGTCATTGTCGGCGCGGACAAGGATCTGCGCCAGTGCCTGGATACGGATGTGATCATGTGGGATCCGTCCCAGAGCAGGGAAAAGATCATCACTCTCGATGGTTTTATGGAAGAAACAGGGCTGACACCGGATCAGTGGGCCGATTACCAGGCCATGATCGGGGATTCGGCGGACAATATTCCGGGCATCCCCAAAGTCGGCCCCAAAACGGCCATGGGACTTTTGCGCCGCTTCCCGAACCTTGATCTGTTGCGGGAGAATTTCGACAGGCTCACGGCCAGAGAGCAGACCCTGCTTGGCCCGCACATGGAGACGGTTTTCATGTACCGGGAGCTGACCGCCCTGCGTACGGACCAGTGCGCGGCAGTGCGGCTGGAAGACCTCGCCGTGAAGCCCGTCGATCAGGCTGGCGCGGCCCGTTTTCTGCGCGAATATGAATTTCGTTCGTTGTCGGCGGAACTGGAAGCCCTGGCCGGACCATCCGCCGGCTCGGCGGACCCAGCTCCCGTGGAAACGCCTCCGGCGGAATGGGCGGCACCGGCCAGGGTTGACCGTGTGGAGAATCTGGCCGGCCGGGAAGCAGCCCTTTGCGCAGTGGAGGACAGCTGGCTGCTGGGAACGGACAGGGGCGATTTCATGTTCACGGGCGGCGTGGGCGAACTGGCCCGGGCTCTGGAAGGAGCTACACTCTACGTGCCTTCCTACAAGGCTTTGCTCGAAGCCGGCGTCTTTGACACGAGCCGGTGCGCCGAAATCTTCGATATCGAGCTGGCCGCCTATCTGCTGAGCCCCGAGGAGCGCAATTATTCCCTGGAACGCATCCGCGACGGGCTGGAGGAAGAGCTTGGATTACGCCCGGGCGGCCTCGGGCAGACGGCTCTGGCCGTAGGCCGGATATTGCGGTCCAGGCTGGCGGCCTCGGAGCTGCTTTCACTCATGCGCGATCTGGAGACGCCGCTTACGGATGTGCTGGTCCGGATGCAGCGGCGCGGTGTGCGCATTTCCAGGGAACGGTTCGGGGAATTTCTGGATCAGGTGCAGGCGGAGCTGGACCGCCTGAGCGCCTCCATTCACGAGCTGGCGGGGGAAGAATTCAACATCCGCTCCAGCCAGCAGCTCGGCGACATCCTGTTTTCGAGACTCGGCCTGAGCAGCAGGCAGAAGACTCCCGGAGGCGCGCAGTCCACTTCCAGCGCGGTGCTGGAAAGTCTGGCCGGAAGACACCCCATTGTGGATCAGGTGCTGGAATTTCGGATGTACGAAAAACTGCGCTCCACCTATCTGGAACCTCTGCCCCGGCTGGCCGACGACCGGGACCGCGTGCACACCACCTTCAACCAGCTGGCCACGGCCACGGGCCGCCTTTCGAGCAGCAATCCCAACCTGCAGAACATTCCCATCCGCGGCGCTCTGGGGCCGAAGATGCGTTCCTGTTTTGTGGCCTCGCCGGGAAATCTGCTGGTGGCGGCGGACTATTCACAGATCGAGCTGCGGGTGCTGGCCCACATGTCCGGCGATCCGACCCTGCTGGCGGCCTTTGCCGAAGGAGACGACATTCACGCGCGCACGGCCAGGCTTTTGTTCGACAAGACCGAAGTCACTACCGACGAGCGGCGGCGGGCCAAAACCATCAATTTCGGGTTGCTGTACGGGATGGGACCGCAGAAACTGGGGCGGGAACTGGGCATAGGACTCAAGGAGGCCAAGGAGTTCATTGCCGTATATTTCGAAAAGCTGTCCCGCGTCCGGCGGTTTTACGAGGAGATCGAGGAGAGCGCCAAGGCCCTGGGCTATGTGACCACCCTGGCCGGACGGCGGCGCATGTTGCCGGAAATTCATTCGCGCAACGTCAATCTGGCGCAGCAGGCCCGACGCATGGCTATCAACACCGTGGTTCAGGGCTCGGCGGCGGACATCATCAAGAAAGCCATGCTGAAAGTGGACAAAAGCCCGGTTATCGATCAAGCAGGCGGAGTCCTGATTTTACAGGTACATGACGAGCTGCTGCTGGAAGCGCCGGCGGAGACTGCCCGCCAGGTGGGAGAGGCGGTGGAGGGTGTCATGTCCTCCGTCTATGCCCTGAATGCCCCTCTGGCCGTGGACTGGAGCACGGGTCCGAGCTGGAACGAGGCCCACTGA
- a CDS encoding DHH family phosphoesterase, which produces MAYFRKLGPKLEKLLELFRKQQRWLILINADPDALASALALKRILAGRVELATIAYVNEISRPDNLAMIRYLRIPITRLTPPLIAQYDHFALVDSQPHHHPDFAGLHFSVVIDHHPKVAGMPVNADFVEILAEYGSNSTIMTEYLYNLGLRPGKLLATALLYGIKTDTQSFEREFHDNDMKAFRYLSKFYNKPLLHKIIRSEFRLEWLKYFTQAFRKMRIVGKTITIFMGKVDSSDILVILADFFLRVHGLSSTMISGIHEDKLVVVFRGDGLRRDMGKFAKRLFGDVGSAGGHKSMARAEIPIEKLEGLSASQFVWDRLHAGSEAGKKKDQESGQPALKE; this is translated from the coding sequence ATGGCGTATTTTCGGAAGCTCGGTCCAAAACTGGAAAAACTTCTGGAGCTGTTCAGGAAACAGCAACGGTGGCTGATTCTCATCAATGCCGATCCGGATGCCCTGGCCTCGGCCCTGGCATTGAAGCGCATCCTGGCCGGACGGGTGGAACTGGCGACCATCGCCTATGTGAACGAGATTTCCCGGCCCGACAATCTGGCCATGATCCGCTATCTGCGTATCCCCATCACCCGGCTGACACCGCCGCTCATCGCGCAGTACGACCATTTCGCCCTGGTGGATTCCCAGCCGCACCATCACCCGGACTTCGCGGGCCTGCATTTTTCCGTGGTCATCGACCATCATCCCAAGGTGGCGGGCATGCCCGTGAACGCCGATTTCGTGGAAATTCTGGCGGAATACGGCTCCAACTCGACCATCATGACGGAGTATCTCTACAATCTGGGGCTCAGACCCGGAAAGCTGCTGGCCACGGCTCTTCTCTACGGCATCAAGACGGACACCCAGAGTTTCGAGCGGGAATTCCACGACAACGACATGAAAGCCTTCCGCTATTTATCGAAATTCTACAACAAGCCGCTGCTGCACAAGATCATCCGCTCGGAATTCCGTCTGGAATGGCTCAAGTATTTCACCCAGGCTTTCCGCAAAATGCGGATAGTCGGCAAAACCATCACTATTTTCATGGGGAAGGTGGATTCCTCGGACATTCTGGTCATTCTGGCCGATTTTTTCCTGCGGGTGCACGGCCTGTCTTCCACTATGATAAGCGGCATCCACGAGGACAAGCTGGTGGTGGTATTCCGGGGAGACGGGCTGCGCCGGGACATGGGCAAGTTCGCCAAGCGTCTGTTCGGGGACGTGGGTTCCGCCGGAGGGCACAAATCCATGGCCCGGGCCGAAATTCCCATAGAGAAGCTGGAAGGGTTGTCCGCCAGCCAGTTCGTATGGGACCGGCTGCATGCCGGCAGCGAAGCCGGGAAAAAGAAGGACCAGGAAAGCGGCCAGCCCGCGCTGAAAGAATAG
- a CDS encoding bifunctional adenosylcobinamide kinase/adenosylcobinamide-phosphate guanylyltransferase produces the protein MIDLVLGGNKSGKSDFALGLLASSPKPWTFVATGKARDLAFREQIRIHRQERDPEITVVEVDTELPETLASLSGRAGGILVDSLDFWLFSVNCAFTDAAARGAAQSKLMAELTAWKGGRLILVSTEMGLGPLAFDGETRAFVRDLGGLNREIARVGTSVYLLVAGLPQKLK, from the coding sequence ATGATTGATCTGGTTCTTGGCGGCAACAAATCCGGAAAATCCGACTTCGCCCTCGGACTTCTGGCCTCGTCTCCAAAACCCTGGACTTTTGTGGCCACGGGGAAGGCCAGAGATCTGGCCTTCCGGGAGCAGATTCGCATCCACCGGCAGGAGCGGGATCCGGAGATCACGGTGGTGGAGGTGGACACGGAGCTTCCGGAAACGCTGGCTTCATTGTCCGGACGGGCAGGCGGTATTCTGGTGGACAGTCTGGATTTCTGGCTTTTTTCCGTGAATTGCGCCTTTACGGATGCGGCGGCCCGTGGCGCGGCGCAGAGCAAACTGATGGCGGAACTGACGGCCTGGAAGGGCGGGCGTCTTATTCTCGTCTCCACGGAAATGGGCCTGGGGCCGCTTGCCTTTGACGGGGAAACACGGGCTTTTGTCCGCGATCTGGGCGGGCTCAACCGCGAAATTGCCAGGGTGGGAACAAGCGTGTATCTCTTGGTTGCGGGGCTGCCCCAGAAACTCAAGTGA
- the cbiR gene encoding cobamide remodeling phosphodiesterase CbiR: MRWKLAAPSCVIPDRVGTNCHALAGLVDEVALMLLETRACLDYDEADLPSDLPELGLSFHAHLPLDLPWSSGAVSVARALAGLEEKISFLQPDAYVLHPPLPGELSRLLETYPASGSFLCLENVRHGDLWDIWDEIRALDLGVCLDLGHLFSYGQERILDLPGFFGRVRMLHVYGGESPKGHAGLSELKDPRLLRDIFSLLERDVTMVVEVFDLGELRHSLALLRGWLARWGMPVGDGHD, translated from the coding sequence ATGCGCTGGAAACTGGCCGCTCCATCCTGCGTGATTCCCGACCGTGTGGGCACCAATTGTCACGCTCTCGCAGGTCTGGTGGATGAAGTCGCTCTCATGCTGCTGGAAACGCGCGCCTGCCTGGACTATGACGAAGCAGACCTGCCTTCGGATCTGCCGGAACTCGGTCTTTCCTTTCATGCCCATCTGCCTCTGGATCTGCCCTGGAGCTCCGGGGCGGTGAGTGTGGCGCGGGCCTTGGCCGGTCTTGAAGAGAAAATTTCTTTTCTCCAGCCGGATGCATATGTGCTTCATCCACCCCTTCCCGGCGAATTGTCCCGGTTGCTGGAAACATATCCCGCCTCAGGTTCGTTTCTTTGTCTGGAAAATGTCCGGCATGGCGATCTGTGGGACATCTGGGATGAGATAAGGGCTCTGGATCTGGGCGTCTGCCTGGATCTGGGGCATCTCTTCAGCTACGGTCAGGAGCGGATTCTCGATTTGCCCGGATTTTTCGGCCGGGTGCGGATGCTGCACGTGTATGGGGGCGAATCCCCAAAAGGGCATGCGGGTTTGTCCGAGCTTAAGGACCCGCGTTTGCTGCGCGACATTTTTTCCCTCCTGGAAAGGGACGTGACCATGGTGGTGGAAGTTTTCGATCTGGGAGAGCTGCGCCACTCGCTGGCCCTGCTGCGCGGGTGGCTGGCCCGGTGGGGCATGCCGGTAGGAGACGGGCATGATTGA
- a CDS encoding UvrD-helicase domain-containing protein, producing MKNFIADLHVHSRFSRATSKNLTPRNLAAWASVKGIQLLATGDFTHPGWLEMISDQLKSVENGFFRLKDQSGLDQELPWFSGTGGAEDIRFVLCTEISSIYKKGGKVRKIHNLVFMPGLEAVRKFNIRLGQVGNLASDGRPILGLPARDLLEMVLETDPLAFLVPAHIWTPWFSLFGSKSGFNRLEDCFEDLSSEIFALETGLSSDPEMNQLWSALDRYTLISNSDAHSGEKLGREANLLSGEISFPALRAALRKDTGPARFEGTLEFYPEEGKYHLDGHRKCGIVLEPAETARLKGICPVCGKELTIGVLNRVFELADRETPVRSAAQKFSSLVPLTEVLSEILGSGSGTKKVMGMYNQLLRDFGSELDILRRAPVEDLKKSSALLAEAVDRMRKGQVRRHSGYDGEYGRISMFTPRELLEFRHGRTFSLGGEAEKNEEIGQKWRKPVSTVQDRDLVEDFSPNEMQVSAMVAGPGPVLVLAGPGTGKTQTLMGRIRRLEERGADFGRMLVVTFTRKAARELKERLEKTCRKPLPRTDTLHALALEYWTEVLGESPTLLSEESSRKLFAAANPGLQGKTLKTAWNELSLARESGRRIPNEYARRYLDQKTRFHLVDYTDLLEFWMEKVKSGSYGQRFNHVLVDEVQDLSLLQLNLVMGLAGERGTGFFAIGDPNQSIYGFRGAVRGLEERIRQSWPDLKRIRLSRNYRSAQDILDLSSALLPERQTLVASKNLTASISLFEAKSAEQEADWIAARIRDLLGGTGHWQADRNAQETIGPGDIAVLVRLKALTAPIARKLHATGIPVSVPEDEPFFADSRVALLLSMAGRMLGLPDAASDAPECPEEIIKKGPLALAAHLSETPPFDGLFWKNSAFLGLVKAFQTYGGWQGVMNMTQLETELCAIRARAQKVQIMTLHGSKGLEFDTVFLPCLEEGIVPFAGMDMLLGKPASEILPDMDEERRLFYVGLTRAKTGIFMSYCSSRKFYGKIRTSFLSSFVRGLPQDMIRKSALKRHVRRDERQLSLF from the coding sequence ATGAAAAATTTTATCGCCGATTTGCATGTTCATTCCAGGTTTTCGCGGGCCACAAGCAAAAATCTGACTCCCCGGAATCTGGCGGCCTGGGCCTCGGTGAAGGGAATTCAGCTTCTGGCTACGGGAGATTTTACCCATCCGGGCTGGCTTGAGATGATTTCTGATCAGCTGAAGTCCGTGGAAAACGGATTTTTCCGGCTTAAAGATCAAAGCGGCCTGGATCAGGAATTACCATGGTTTTCCGGCACTGGTGGAGCGGAGGATATCCGTTTCGTTCTGTGTACGGAAATCAGTTCCATCTACAAGAAAGGGGGAAAAGTCCGGAAGATACATAATCTGGTGTTCATGCCGGGACTGGAAGCGGTACGGAAATTCAATATTCGTCTGGGACAGGTGGGAAATCTGGCTTCGGACGGCAGGCCGATTCTGGGTCTTCCCGCCCGGGATCTGCTGGAAATGGTGCTGGAAACCGATCCTCTGGCTTTTCTTGTTCCCGCACATATCTGGACTCCATGGTTTTCTCTTTTTGGCTCCAAATCCGGATTCAACCGTCTGGAAGATTGTTTCGAGGATTTGAGCTCCGAGATATTCGCCCTGGAAACAGGGTTGTCTTCGGATCCGGAAATGAACCAGCTATGGAGCGCTCTGGACCGGTATACGCTCATTTCCAATTCCGACGCTCATTCCGGCGAGAAGCTCGGCCGGGAAGCGAATCTTCTGTCCGGAGAAATATCCTTTCCGGCCCTGCGTGCGGCATTACGCAAGGATACTGGCCCGGCCCGTTTCGAGGGCACTCTCGAATTCTACCCGGAGGAAGGCAAATACCATCTGGATGGGCATCGCAAATGCGGCATTGTTTTGGAACCGGCCGAAACAGCGCGGCTCAAGGGCATCTGCCCTGTCTGCGGCAAGGAACTGACCATCGGTGTATTGAACCGGGTCTTTGAACTGGCCGACCGCGAAACTCCCGTTCGTTCCGCCGCCCAGAAGTTTTCTTCTCTGGTTCCGTTGACTGAAGTATTGTCCGAGATTCTCGGTTCAGGGTCCGGAACCAAAAAAGTAATGGGCATGTATAACCAGCTGCTTCGGGATTTCGGCTCTGAGCTCGACATTCTGCGGCGGGCTCCTGTGGAAGACCTGAAAAAGTCATCCGCGCTTCTGGCCGAGGCCGTGGACAGGATGCGCAAGGGACAGGTGCGCAGACATTCGGGATATGACGGCGAATATGGCCGGATATCCATGTTTACGCCCAGAGAATTGCTGGAGTTCAGGCATGGCCGTACTTTTTCCCTGGGCGGTGAAGCGGAGAAGAACGAGGAAATCGGCCAGAAATGGAGAAAACCGGTTTCCACTGTTCAGGACAGGGATTTGGTCGAAGATTTTTCCCCCAACGAGATGCAGGTTTCAGCCATGGTGGCCGGGCCGGGCCCTGTTCTGGTGCTGGCCGGGCCGGGTACAGGCAAGACCCAGACTCTGATGGGACGGATCCGGCGTCTGGAAGAACGGGGAGCGGATTTTGGGCGCATGCTGGTTGTGACATTCACACGCAAGGCCGCCCGCGAACTGAAGGAACGCCTGGAAAAGACCTGCCGGAAACCTCTGCCCCGGACAGATACGCTGCATGCGTTGGCGCTGGAATACTGGACGGAAGTCCTGGGCGAGTCTCCCACTCTTCTTTCAGAGGAAAGCAGTCGCAAACTTTTCGCCGCGGCCAATCCCGGCTTGCAGGGCAAAACCTTGAAAACGGCCTGGAACGAACTTTCTTTGGCCAGGGAAAGCGGACGGCGCATCCCCAATGAATATGCTAGGCGGTATCTGGACCAGAAAACCCGCTTTCATCTTGTGGACTACACGGATCTGCTGGAGTTCTGGATGGAAAAGGTCAAATCCGGCAGCTACGGGCAGCGTTTCAACCATGTACTGGTGGACGAGGTGCAGGATCTTTCCCTGCTGCAGCTGAATCTTGTGATGGGGCTTGCGGGGGAAAGAGGAACAGGGTTTTTCGCCATCGGCGATCCCAATCAGTCCATTTACGGCTTCCGCGGGGCTGTCCGGGGCTTGGAAGAGCGGATCAGGCAGTCATGGCCTGATCTGAAGCGCATCCGGCTGAGCAGAAATTACCGTTCGGCACAGGATATTCTGGATTTGAGCTCGGCGCTTCTGCCTGAACGGCAGACTCTTGTGGCGTCGAAAAATCTCACGGCTTCCATTTCCCTTTTCGAGGCAAAAAGTGCCGAGCAGGAGGCCGACTGGATCGCCGCGAGGATACGCGATCTGCTCGGCGGAACGGGCCATTGGCAGGCGGACCGGAATGCACAGGAAACCATCGGCCCCGGAGATATTGCCGTACTGGTCCGTTTGAAGGCTCTGACCGCTCCCATTGCCAGAAAACTGCACGCCACCGGAATACCGGTCAGCGTACCGGAAGATGAGCCTTTTTTCGCGGATTCCAGAGTGGCGCTTCTTTTATCCATGGCCGGCCGGATGCTGGGCCTGCCCGACGCCGCTTCGGACGCGCCCGAGTGCCCGGAAGAGATCATAAAAAAGGGTCCCTTGGCCCTGGCCGCGCATCTTTCCGAAACCCCTCCCTTCGATGGGTTGTTCTGGAAAAATTCGGCCTTTCTCGGTCTGGTCAAAGCCTTTCAGACTTATGGCGGCTGGCAGGGAGTAATGAACATGACGCAGCTTGAAACGGAATTGTGCGCCATCCGCGCCAGAGCCCAGAAGGTGCAGATCATGACATTGCACGGCTCCAAGGGCCTGGAGTTCGATACGGTTTTTCTGCCCTGCCTGGAGGAAGGCATCGTACCCTTTGCGGGCATGGATATGCTGCTGGGCAAGCCCGCGTCGGAGATCCTTCCGGATATGGATGAAGAACGCAGACTTTTTTATGTGGGTCTGACCAGAGCCAAAACCGGAATTTTCATGAGCTACTGCTCCAGCCGGAAGTTCTACGGCAAAATCCGTACGTCTTTCCTGTCTTCCTTCGTGCGCGGACTGCCGCAGGACATGATCCGGAAAAGCGCGCTGAAACGGCATGTCCGCCGCGACGAGCGGCAGCTCTCCCTGTTCTGA
- a CDS encoding two-component system sensor histidine kinase NtrB: MAYSELKFSPEFKVFFSRVSMIRLGIMILLFGLFILETFNFFNRGMQFELYRDIQCISFFVIGFSLVIFHIFYVHKVYYSIYFFVFQFITDLFLITWWVILTGGVFSGFYFLYIVLIFFYGRIVGFKESLFSSFLICFVIFIVSCIQFYYPYLWGQDRINGSSIAYNYVLLNLALVLILVLVKMSRYEEGRLTHKIIEKENALYNAEKLKLRVFDWIESGLMVVNMQGRITTINQRALEWIPGESRNSVLGMPFTDFYPEFASFWNERQIVSVYRKMVWSEKRDVVFGFKMTELPEDQGCMFLFSDITEVQRLEKQLREMEKMATVGELAAGLAHEMKNPLAGIKASLQLLLSDGMDSEFFERLSNVIIRDVDRLDALLKEFLVFAHPRKASPVALDLREETAHILMPLKIRYPQVQFIVEVGAELFPFDKGQLHQILINILINACQALDGRENPKIRIFEIWEQGERGLAVEDNGPGIPQEIMEKCFVPFITSKPVGSGLGLSIAQRLAAQNNARIDLTTSEEGTRFTLVLEDAPARKDIPVSWKTA; this comes from the coding sequence GTGGCATATTCTGAATTGAAATTTTCTCCTGAATTCAAGGTCTTTTTCTCAAGGGTTTCCATGATTCGCCTGGGGATCATGATTCTCCTTTTTGGATTATTTATTCTGGAGACATTCAATTTTTTCAATAGAGGAATGCAGTTTGAACTTTATAGAGATATTCAGTGTATTTCTTTTTTTGTAATTGGATTTTCTTTAGTGATATTTCATATATTTTATGTTCATAAAGTATATTATTCTATTTATTTTTTTGTATTTCAATTTATTACAGATTTATTTCTGATAACATGGTGGGTGATACTTACAGGTGGTGTTTTCAGTGGTTTTTATTTTTTGTATATAGTTCTTATATTCTTTTACGGAAGAATAGTTGGTTTTAAAGAATCTTTGTTTTCTTCATTTTTGATATGTTTTGTTATTTTTATAGTATCATGTATCCAGTTTTATTATCCATATTTATGGGGTCAGGATAGAATAAATGGTTCGAGTATAGCTTATAATTATGTTTTATTGAATCTGGCGCTTGTTCTTATTCTTGTTCTTGTTAAGATGAGCAGATATGAAGAAGGAAGGTTGACTCATAAAATTATTGAAAAAGAAAATGCACTTTATAATGCTGAGAAATTGAAACTCCGTGTTTTTGATTGGATTGAATCAGGTCTGATGGTTGTCAATATGCAGGGTAGAATTACGACTATCAATCAACGTGCGCTGGAATGGATACCGGGTGAGAGCCGTAACAGTGTTCTTGGGATGCCTTTCACTGATTTTTATCCGGAATTTGCTTCATTCTGGAATGAACGGCAGATTGTTTCCGTTTACAGGAAAATGGTATGGAGTGAAAAAAGAGATGTTGTTTTTGGTTTCAAGATGACGGAACTCCCAGAAGATCAAGGCTGTATGTTTCTTTTTTCGGATATAACCGAAGTACAGCGGTTGGAAAAACAGCTCAGAGAAATGGAAAAAATGGCTACAGTAGGGGAACTGGCCGCCGGACTCGCCCATGAGATGAAAAATCCATTGGCCGGGATCAAGGCCAGTCTTCAGCTTCTTCTTTCCGATGGCATGGATTCGGAATTCTTTGAACGCCTTTCCAATGTCATCATCAGGGATGTGGACAGGCTGGATGCACTGCTCAAGGAATTTCTGGTTTTCGCCCACCCCAGAAAGGCTTCTCCCGTGGCTCTCGATTTGCGGGAAGAAACAGCTCATATTCTTATGCCTTTGAAAATTCGTTATCCGCAGGTGCAGTTCATCGTAGAGGTTGGTGCTGAACTTTTTCCTTTTGACAAAGGACAGTTGCATCAGATTCTGATCAATATTCTGATCAACGCTTGTCAGGCTCTGGATGGAAGGGAAAATCCGAAAATTCGAATTTTTGAAATCTGGGAACAGGGAGAACGAGGGTTGGCCGTGGAGGATAATGGCCCGGGAATACCGCAGGAAATCATGGAAAAATGCTTTGTTCCGTTTATTACCTCCAAACCGGTGGGGTCGGGTCTCGGGTTGTCCATAGCCCAGCGTCTGGCTGCACAGAATAACGCCCGCATCGATCTTACCACTTCCGAAGAGGGCACACGATTTACTCTCGTTCTGGAAGATGCTCCCGCACGGAAAGACATCCCGGTTTCCTGGAAAACAGCATGA
- a CDS encoding MogA/MoaB family molybdenum cofactor biosynthesis protein has translation MRIVWDKEVRADLVVLSSADWEEYAWAHGRVTNFSFLRIGDVIAYEHCVLQLVRKELFCGEDGLLHAGWNCRVLEGNPAQEERDCFLKHRGLSLAWIALSDKGARGEREDVSGPAIREIVSGAMEICLSRGMVIPDEPDILKHILTDFCLFQGFDLVITTGGTGVGPRDITPDVTYTLLDKRLPGFEQAMMAAALKKTPRGAISRAVAGTMGLSLVVNLPGSLKAVRENLLSVLPAIRHAIEKLQGDQKDCGIF, from the coding sequence ATGCGCATTGTCTGGGATAAGGAAGTAAGAGCAGATCTGGTTGTTTTATCCTCTGCGGACTGGGAAGAATATGCCTGGGCGCATGGCCGGGTGACGAATTTTTCTTTTTTGCGGATCGGTGACGTCATAGCTTATGAACATTGTGTTTTGCAGCTTGTACGAAAAGAACTTTTTTGCGGAGAAGATGGATTACTCCATGCCGGCTGGAACTGCCGTGTTCTGGAAGGAAATCCTGCTCAGGAAGAGAGGGATTGCTTTCTCAAGCACAGGGGATTGTCTCTGGCCTGGATTGCTTTGAGCGATAAAGGAGCCAGAGGGGAACGCGAGGACGTAAGCGGCCCGGCCATCAGAGAGATTGTTTCCGGGGCTATGGAGATTTGCCTGAGCAGAGGGATGGTTATTCCCGACGAACCGGACATTCTCAAACATATCTTGACGGATTTTTGTCTGTTTCAAGGGTTTGATCTGGTGATCACCACGGGCGGAACAGGTGTGGGGCCTCGGGACATCACTCCTGACGTGACGTATACCCTGCTGGACAAGCGTCTGCCGGGTTTTGAACAGGCCATGATGGCGGCTGCTCTGAAAAAAACTCCTCGTGGAGCCATTTCCAGAGCTGTTGCGGGGACAATGGGTCTGTCTTTGGTCGTCAATCTTCCTGGGAGTCTGAAAGCTGTCCGGGAAAATCTGCTTTCTGTGCTTCCAGCCATCAGACATGCGATAGAAAAACTTCAGGGAGATCAAAAAGATTGTGGCATATTCTGA